The segment tatatatatttatgaaagagttttttatactttgtagATTCTGCATTGTCCTTAGACGAAACAACAGAAGAAATTTTAGATGAAGATGAAGTACTTGGTGTAAGTACCATGCAGATGTAATGtggtattaatgaaaatagatTTGATGATAgaatttgacaaatatattaaactattacatgtatattaataactatttttttaactattactTTATTATGGCTTGGATTAATTACAGGATGAAGAAATAGAAGAATTATCAAGCAAACCAGATTCTCAGGAAATTACTGAAAAAAGAAAGCTGTCCATTGACAGTAACAATgctaatgcaaaaaaaatagtgTTGAATCGCAAACCTGTACTTGAGGAAATTAAGAATGATCAAGtagaaaagaatgaaaataatgtcaaaataCCTGAATCTGGACCAccagaaaaaaagattattaaattatcagagCTTAGCACAAAAGaggtaattaaaaatgatataatttttttattttcttctgctAGCATGTAGatcaagtaataaaattaatttgaatttaatagaatttatttgagcaatatagtaaaaatattgtaacaataatatatttgtgttaattttttaacagagaTTGGAGATGAGGGCTAAAAAATTTGGAGTGCCATTGTCGGATGCAGCGAAAAAGGAAGCTAGGTTAGCccgatttaatataaacaatcaAAATAACAAATCAGCTGCATCCATAAAGACACCAGTGGTAAGAAGTTCATTGTTTATTCTACAATTTAAtgcaaaacattaatttaatggtttacaattaatttataattatggtattattttatgtaatttattctttgtAGCATACTACTTACGAGACATTGAAGAAACGTGCTGAAAGATTTGGGTCCTCTGTGTCTAATTTAATGGaaaaggtaaaataattgatagttTTTGTAAATACATTTGCTTAGAAGATTTGCCTATGTGTTCATTTTTCTTACGTAtgtttatctttctttataaCTGGGTCCATCATTGAATTTCTTTTTAGGCCGAATTAGCTGAACGATTGGAAAAAAGGAAAGCCAGATTTGGTGAAGAAAAGTCTGTCGAGACTAAAGCatcttacaataaagttaAGATTGTTAAATGATATTCGGTGTTATATACTAAAACGACGATCTagattataattctttatttaagttttcttattttcaataaagcTATTGTATACACAAAGGACAATGAatcattatataaagaattatataaagacTTTGTACTTTGTATGACCATGATCTTTTCAGTATTAAAGTGTGAAtgttttactttcttttttgttcttttctttttttttatataatcttttcgTATTAaagtttcttataaaaataagcaaaaaatagattttagaAAAGTATAAATGGATGTATTACACTAATAAACTCGTACATATGCAACAGCTATTagtaataatgaattattattaacttgaactaaatttaacatttcagaatttagaataaaagaatAGTAAATTATAAGATGGAggaaagtattatatatattgagtaACCAATGaactattttattaagcaatatttatttcgtgtATGACAatttaagttatatatttctttacttaaattttcttatttttaatcaagctGTAGTATACACAAGCAATAggttattatataaagaatatgtattttgtactttgtatactGAGATTTTTTCAGTCTTagtatataaatgtttttttgttatatgatcttattatatttgaagTTTCTTATACTGTATTAAATAGCTCAAAAGGAGCTAGAGACACAATGCTTATATTCATATGAAAAAAGGGTGATATAtaacacatattatttataaaagtttttttacatACTATGACCTATCATGTGACATGATAAGtcatatatttaatgcattatcTGCTGTTTCTTCATGTACATTTCAGTATCGTCATGTGAGGTATAATaggtttatttatataatactatttaaaGGTTCTTTGaagttatttgtaaatttctgaaaattcataaaatatcagcactttttattataaagattgcACGCTGTAAGCGTAAACAAAATGCGACAATCATATAactaattcaaattttattattatacttactTCATACGTTGCTCAATTGGTTCTGAAGCAGATGAAGATTCTGACAATGTCTCATAAGACTCTTGCTTATCATcagttttgaatttataattcaaattgccatatcttgaaaaaaatttgaatgatgttgaaaatattttgacctCTGGTATATCAGAAAACCATGGTTTGCCATACCTGTGTTGCTTTATGTATAATGCTCATGCCATTTAGCACTTACTCGAAGCACATGGCAATGTAATGACGGCTTGCGTTCCTATACTCTCTTCAAAGCTAACAGACGTCtcatttcttgaaaaaaatttgctgtGCTGATTGTTTCTTCCTCGTTTCTGTTAACTTTAAATTAGAGTTTGCTTATAAcaggaatatttatattgttatttatattattattttgtatttattctgttttttCTGTTATACTCACTGGAGGGAATTCCGGTATATCACTGCAACCCGTGATATAAACTATATCGCGTTGCGTGTGAACTTGgtgcgagacactaccgtgtctcttgatatgtaatattcttatattgcCCGCTTACTTTCCACAGGtggtattataaattatctatatCTATATGTTGTAAattgtatctatataaattatatctatatgcGAGACGTATTTCTGTTCAATAAATTGTGGATGTAACACGGACATGAACCAACCAGGGCTCTTTTACCATTCCGGAAAATGGATGTGGCCATGTAGTTCCAGGCAGACTGTAAAATGGATGGCCGCTAGTGTACGGCCTAGAAAAAGCGTCTTACGAAAAACGGCAGCGTGGCCCCTCTCAGGTTTCTCCCTGGTTGAACGATATTCAAGAGAACTAGATTGTAAcaggatattttattttgatgagTTGGATAACGTTCTAAACAATAATCACGTTTTCTCCAGTTTTCTCGCGCCGGCatgtatttttcaacataattatttatgtaatatgtttTGACAGTGTTGTATTTTTCTCATGAAAAACCAATatctttgagaaaaatataaacatctGGCACACCGACATGCAGATCTTAAAATCATCAATATGCATCGTCTTGCATCTCTGTGCATTTTTCTCAAGTATTTATTGCGACGACGAAGTGAATATCGATGATGTCACACCGTGAGTATTCTGACATAATTGCCGCCAAACAGAAATATGTCGAaatgtaaatacataattgatttaaaatcgtatttgtattattacttgcttgtctttaaataaatatctctttATCAAATACTgctatttattacaaatagtTATAAGAATTATGCTACatgtaaacatatttttactttagaTCTACAGACGAGCTCAAAAATATTCACTCTTTCTTCTACGGATCCACAGAAATAAACTCACCTAGgtacatattttcttatataaaacatataatagtaattttaaacaGATTGACATGCTTTTATCCTCTTGTATTTTAGTTTAATAAGAGAGACAAGTAAGAATGATCAGTCTTCTGTAATTGTACAGCCATACAGCTGTAAAGAAACGGATGAACGAAATACTCAGGAcgctatattttataaacgctTGATCGCTGTATTGTTATCAAATCTTGTCATACAGGTAAGTTTGCTATATGATTGAAAATagcatataaatttgtatttatataatagaattttaaattaagaaattacttACAGAAAATTGATGACAGATTAATTGGAACACTCAGTATAGAAGCATCCTCTGCACAATTTGAGTATCTTCAAAACTTTGTAAACAATCAAGGCTCAATAAGGGAGGTTGATAGAATCCTTGCTAGTGTGATAAGTCAATCTCAATATTCGGCATGTCACTATATGACTGAAGCATCTCACTATTTCAATTTACTATCAGAATATTTGATACATTGTCTTTTCCTCATAAAAGAACATGTAAgaataatctaatattatcTATGTgcgacattaaatataaatatcaatctaacctaatctttttaattgttacagTGGGATATAACAATAATCTCCTTTACTGTTATAGCTAGTTTTATGATTCTGAGAAGGCAAAGATGGTCACGAGgtttaattgtttttctaatgtttgatgttatatttataatgagtttttttataacatgGTGGCGACTTATACAggtaatttgcatattattatattatatattttgctaccttgtttatattcaaaatatatttaccatgcattaaaaattcatatatatatatatatttagcttTTAAACTAGATGATTACGATGgacaattacattttattttaaagattgctTTATTTTGTAGGAagcagaaattaaattaatggcAGCACAAGCACAATTTACAGAAATGCCAATTGCTTGCCAACCGcataaaatgaatttttggGATAAGATGGTTGCATCATTTTCCTGTGAGTAtctttttattagaaatattagatGCATTCGAGATTTTAATGTGCATTGTTTGCAAATGATTATCGATTTCAGCTACAAACGATTGTGAAAAATACTATCAAACAATCATGACTAATCCGAGATTGCAAGTAACACCAGCATTTGCGTTGACGCATTTTCTCTGTACAACTATTTTTCAACCTTTCTCCTACCTTGGGACTGTCATATCTGAATTTATAGAC is part of the Linepithema humile isolate Giens D197 chromosome 3, Lhum_UNIL_v1.0, whole genome shotgun sequence genome and harbors:
- the LOC136998407 gene encoding SAP domain-containing ribonucleoprotein isoform X1; the protein is MADSSYEKGLTELSKMKVSVANRSVRAVEFATSVADLRIELKQRGLTTTGNKNELVERLQLAIHGDSALSLDETTEEILDEDEVLGDEEIEELSSKPDSQEITEKRKLSIDSNNANAKKIVLNRKPVLEEIKNDQVEKNENNVKIPESGPPEKKIIKLSELSTKERLEMRAKKFGVPLSDAAKKEARLARFNINNQNNKSAASIKTPVHTTYETLKKRAERFGSSVSNLMEKAELAERLEKRKARFGEEKSVETKASYNKVKIVK
- the LOC136998407 gene encoding SAP domain-containing ribonucleoprotein isoform X2, with translation MADSSYEKGLTELSKMKVADLRIELKQRGLTTTGNKNELVERLQLAIHGDSALSLDETTEEILDEDEVLGDEEIEELSSKPDSQEITEKRKLSIDSNNANAKKIVLNRKPVLEEIKNDQVEKNENNVKIPESGPPEKKIIKLSELSTKERLEMRAKKFGVPLSDAAKKEARLARFNINNQNNKSAASIKTPVHTTYETLKKRAERFGSSVSNLMEKAELAERLEKRKARFGEEKSVETKASYNKVKIVK
- the LOC105668766 gene encoding uncharacterized protein isoform X1, with translation MQILKSSICIVLHLCAFFSSIYCDDEVNIDDVTPSTDELKNIHSFFYGSTEINSPSLIRETSKNDQSSVIVQPYSCKETDERNTQDAIFYKRLIAVLLSNLVIQKIDDRLIGTLSIEASSAQFEYLQNFVNNQGSIREVDRILASVISQSQYSACHYMTEASHYFNLLSEYLIHCLFLIKEHWDITIISFTVIASFMILRRQRWSRGLIVFLMFDVIFIMSFFITWWRLIQEAEIKLMAAQAQFTEMPIACQPHKMNFWDKMVASFSSTNDCEKYYQTIMTNPRLQVTPAFALTHFLCTTIFQPFSYLGTVISEFIDNATSKLNFLQKFPVVIILFLSLCACIISLPFFLFGGSINFMGPFYKFGISGRAETKLKKEQQERIERICEDTSPKRLKHSEKKQTTLVQENDPAGGDAGGDTYHLSKKHKKCKCKNKDKDENMECEKEETDDDCQ
- the LOC105668766 gene encoding uncharacterized protein isoform X2 is translated as MMSHREYSDIIAAKQKYVEISTDELKNIHSFFYGSTEINSPSLIRETSKNDQSSVIVQPYSCKETDERNTQDAIFYKRLIAVLLSNLVIQKIDDRLIGTLSIEASSAQFEYLQNFVNNQGSIREVDRILASVISQSQYSACHYMTEASHYFNLLSEYLIHCLFLIKEHWDITIISFTVIASFMILRRQRWSRGLIVFLMFDVIFIMSFFITWWRLIQEAEIKLMAAQAQFTEMPIACQPHKMNFWDKMVASFSSTNDCEKYYQTIMTNPRLQVTPAFALTHFLCTTIFQPFSYLGTVISEFIDNATSKLNFLQKFPVVIILFLSLCACIISLPFFLFGGSINFMGPFYKFGISGRAETKLKKEQQERIERICEDTSPKRLKHSEKKQTTLVQENDPAGGDAGGDTYHLSKKHKKCKCKNKDKDENMECEKEETDDDCQ